Proteins encoded within one genomic window of Aquarana catesbeiana isolate 2022-GZ linkage group LG03, ASM4218655v1, whole genome shotgun sequence:
- the PSMC2 gene encoding 26S proteasome regulatory subunit 7 translates to MTYILCFPEVVCSLLCNPAGCITFVQVFRCVSPLVRSIMPDYLGADQRKTKEEEKEKEDKPIRALDEGDIALLKTYGQSTYSRQIKQVEDDIQQLLKKINELTGIKESDTGLAPPALWDLAADKQTLQSEQPLQVARCTKIINADSEDPKYIINVKQFAKFVVDLSDQVAPTDIEEGMRVGVDRNKYQIHIPLPPKIDPTVTMMQVEEKPDVTYSDVGGCKEQIEKLREVVETPLLHPERFVNLGIEPPKGVLLFGPPGTGKTLCARAVANRTDACFIRVIGSELVQKYVGEGARMVRELFEMARTKKACLIFFDEIDAIGGARFDDGAGGDNEVQRTMLELINQLDGFDPRGNIKVLMATNRPDTLDPALMRPGRLDRKIEFSLPDLEGRTHIFKIHARSMSVERDIRFELLARLCPNSTGAEIRSVCTEAGMFAIRARRKVATEKDFLEAVNKVIKSYAKFSATPRYMTYN, encoded by the exons ATGACGTACATCCTGTGCTTTCCGGAAGTGGTGTGCAGTTTGCTGTGTAATCCCGCTGGGTGTATTACTTTTGTCCAGGTTTTCAGGTGTGTGTCTCCGCTAGTTAGAAGCATCATGCCGGATTACTTGGGAGCCGATCAACGGAAGaccaaggaggaggagaaggagaaagaggaCAAACCTATACGGG CTCTGGATGAAGGGGACATCGCCCTACTGAAGACATAT GGACAAAGCACATATTCTAGGCAGATTAAACAGGTGGAAGATGACATTCAACAGCTTCTCAAGAAAATTAATGAGCTCACAG gcATTAAGGAATCTGACACAGGACTTGCTCCTCCAGCACTTTGGGATTTGGCTGCTGATAAACAGACTCTGCAGAGTGAACAACCACTTCAGGTGGCCAG gtGTACAAAAATAATTAATGCGGATTCTGAGGACCCAAAGTACATAATTAATGTTAAGCAGTTTGCAAAGTTTGTGGTAGACCTCAGTGACCAGGTTGCTCCTACTGACATAGAAGAAGGAATGAGAGTTGG AGTGGACAGAAACAAATACCAAATTCATATACCCTTGCCTCCAAAAATTGACCCTACAGTTACTATGATGCAG GTGGAAGAAAAACCTGATGTGACCTACAGTGATGTTGGAGGCTGCAAAGAGCAGATAGAAAAGTTAAGGGAAGTCGTTGAAACTCCTTTACTCCAC cctGAGCGGTTTGTTAATCTGGGTATTGAGCCACCAAAAGGAGTGCTTCTGTTTGGCCCCCCAGGAACAGGAAAAACCCTTTGTGCACGTGCAGTAGCCAACAGGACTGATGCCTGCTTCATCCGAGTCATTGGATCAGAACTGGTCCAGAAATACGTAGGAGAG GGTGCTAGAATGGTGCGTGAGCTGTTTGAAATGGCCAGGACAAAGAAAGCCTGCCTCATTTTCTTTGATGAAATTGATGCCATTGGTG GTGCCAGATTTGATGATGGAGCAGGAGGTGACAATGAAGTCCAGAGAACTATGTTGGAACTCATCAATCAGTTGGATGGGTTTGATCCCAGAGGAAACATTAAAGTGTTAATGGCCACAAACAGACCTGACACATTGGACCCAGCTTTGATGAGGCCTGGCAGACTGGACAGAAAAATTGAATTCAGTTTACCTGATCTTGAG GGTCGTACACACATATTTAAGATTCATGCTCGTTCCATGAGTGTTGAGCGAGATATAAGATTTGAGCTGCTAGCACGATTATGTCCAAACAGCACAG GAGCTGAAATCCGAAGTGTATGCACTGAGGCTGGAATGTTTGCCATCAGAGCACGTCGCAAAGTTGCAACAGAGAAGGATTTTCTGGAGGCTGTAAATAAGGTCATCAAGTCCTATGCAAAGTTCAGTGCTACACCCAGATACATGACCTACAATTAA